A genome region from Mercenaria mercenaria strain notata unplaced genomic scaffold, MADL_Memer_1 contig_3649, whole genome shotgun sequence includes the following:
- the LOC123563442 gene encoding uncharacterized protein LOC123563442 yields MKRVTKWKEWICTSICSALNIVGEAGFGGFAPLASPGTSQAVENDQLVGVFTSNVVSALSQEANDQSGGSHLVPVAATTYSIQPVDQDPEGNVITTSVTLKTVSVKCKLENLPAIVTVGSDSSTANILLEPLDGLAISGNRRSDEKNMSEYGNTILAAERI; encoded by the exons ATGAAGAGGGTAACCAAATGGAAGGAATGGATTTGCACGTCAATCTGCTCAG CACTGAATATCGTAGGAGAAGCTGGCTTTGGTGGATTTGCTCCTTTGGCTTCAC CAGGAACAAGCCAAGCAGTAGAAAACGACCAACTCGTTGGTGTTTTTACATCTAATGTTGTAT CAGCTTTAAGCCAAGAGGCAAATGATCAAAGTGGTGGAAGTCACTTGGTACCTGTTGCTGCTACAA catATTCAATCCAACCAGTAGATCAAGATCCTGAAGGTAATGTCATCACTACCAGTGTAACAT TGAAAACCGTATCTGTCAAATGCAAGTTAGAAAATTTACCAGCTATAGTAACAGTTGGCAGCGACTCATCTACAGCAAATATACTACTGGAACCTTTAGACGGCCTGGCTATTTCTG GAAATCGGCGCTCCGATGAGAAAAATATGTCAGAATATGGAAACACAATTCTAGCTGCTGAAAGGATTTAA